The Candidatus Eisenbacteria bacterium region CTGCTTGTAGGCGGTCTGCCCGACCGCGGTCAGCACGGCGTCGTCCACCGCGACGCCGTCGAGCAGCTTGTCGACTCCGGAGACCACGCGCGGCTTGGCGGCGAGTGCGCTCACCACGAGTCTCGCGCCACCCAATGAGCCACCGTCGCGGCGCGCCGTGAACGCGACCGACAGCATGGGGAAGTCGATCGCAGCTCGGGGCCGCAGCTTCTGGTAGCCGAACACGAGCCCGCGCGACGCGGCCGGCACCGTGATGAGAGTGACCAGGTCGTCGGGTTCGAGCACGTTGTTCTTGGCGCCGTCGGCCGCGAAGAAGTCATCCACCGCGATTCGCCGGCGACCGGTACGATTCGCGATCTCCACCTGCGCGCCGAGCGCGATCAGCATCGGCGCCACGTCGGACGAGTGTGCGGCTACACAGCGCTTGCCGGCGGTGACCACGTGGCAGTGCACGCCGTCTTTCTTCAAGCAGAAGCCGAGCGCTTCGCGCCAGAAGAACGTCTGGTTGTAGTAGGTGCAGCGCGTGTCGAGGCACAGGTTGCCGCCGATCGTCCCCATGTTGCGAAGCTGCGGCCCCGCCACCATCGACGCGGCTTTCGCGAGCCCCGGGAAGTCGCGCTGCACGATCGGATCGCGCGTGAGCTGCGTGAGTGTCACGAGAGCGCCGATCTGCAGTCCTTCGGCGTCTTCGCGCACGTAGCGCAATTCGCCGACGCGACCGAGGTGCACGATGCGCTTGGGTTCATGCAGGCGATGCTTCAGGTTCGGCACCGCATCGGTGCCGCCCGCGATCAACAGCGTCTCGCCGCGCGGCCCCTCGAGCAGCGCAAGAGTTTCCTCGACGGTGGCGGGACTCGCCCACGCGAATCGCGGCAGGGTCAGCATGAGCGGCCACTCATCGCTTCGCTCCCGCCGCCAGCCCCGCGCGTGCTTTCTCCCACGCGGCACGCGCATCGGTGGTCCCGAGCTGCGACAACACGCGCGGCGGGCTGAACGGCAGACGGTCGCAGCGAATGCCGAGCGCGTCGTAGATCGCGTTCGAGATCGCCGGCACACTCGGGTGCAGGGGCCCCTCGCCCGCTTCCTTGGCGCCGTAGGGTCCTTCGGGATCCACCGACTCGATGATGAACGACTCGAGTTCAGGCGTATCGAGCGAGGTCGGGATGCGATAGTCGAGCAGCGACGGCCCGTGATGAATGCCTGAGCCGTGATGCGGAGCGGCGGCCTTATAAGACTGCTCCTCGAAGATCGCTTCGCCGAAGCCCATGTAGGCGCTGCCTTCCATCTGACCTTCGACGGTCACGGGGTTCAGCGCGCGCCCGCAGTCGTGCGCGACCCAGATCTTCTCCACCTTCACGAACCCGGTCTCGGGGTCACACGCGACCTGAGCGATGTGCGCGGTGAACGAGTAAGCGGGTGACGCACCGATGGTGCCGCCGCGATAGTCCCCGCCGAGCTTGGGCGACTGGTACCAGCCCACCGAGCCGAGCGTGCCGTTGCGCGCCTCCGCGAGCTGGAACGCCCGCTTCACGCTCATCGCATGCTTCTCGGGGTCGCTGGTCGCGCAAGCCACGCCTCCCGCGAGCACGATCTCGCGCTTGTCCACACCCCACTGCTT contains the following coding sequences:
- a CDS encoding 4-hydroxybenzoyl-CoA reductase subunit beta, which produces MLTLPRFAWASPATVEETLALLEGPRGETLLIAGGTDAVPNLKHRLHEPKRIVHLGRVGELRYVREDAEGLQIGALVTLTQLTRDPIVQRDFPGLAKAASMVAGPQLRNMGTIGGNLCLDTRCTYYNQTFFWREALGFCLKKDGVHCHVVTAGKRCVAAHSSDVAPMLIALGAQVEIANRTGRRRIAVDDFFAADGAKNNVLEPDDLVTLITVPAASRGLVFGYQKLRPRAAIDFPMLSVAFTARRDGGSLGGARLVVSALAAKPRVVSGVDKLLDGVAVDDAVLTAVGQTAYKQCHPQTNVPYDKDYRHEMVPVFVKRAVRDALGVTP